One Primulina tabacum isolate GXHZ01 chromosome 10, ASM2559414v2, whole genome shotgun sequence DNA segment encodes these proteins:
- the LOC142505498 gene encoding uncharacterized protein LOC142505498 isoform X1: MRTAIRAIKQLICTLPSKGNFIYNGSRIRQDLWFNLKHCGLYRPSSNADICQCRHPSYTISRAMSVHAAKLSNGVAEQNRGGPLVEYERRIAAGELLDGDTCQLGTLGELQRLYLELVQNAEACRLDRYATSEKVGRSRWLWSRFISQTSYAPVKGLYLYGGVGTGKTMLMDLFFDQLPYNWRKRRIHFHDFMLNVHSRLQKHKGVADPLEVVAGEISDEAILLCLDEFFVNDVADALILNRLFKQLFSNGAILVSTSNRAPDNLYEGGLQRDLFLPFITTLKDRCIVHEIGSSVDYRKMTSAQQGFYFVGLHLSSILKQKFEQLIGEQVAVPQEVEVVMGRKLQVPLGANGCAYFPFEELCDRPLGAADYFGLFKRFHTLALDGVPVFGLHNRTAAYRFVTLVDVMYENKVRLLCTAEATPIELFEQIVTIADARQMAPRTSSRSRKFDVSDICVDNELGFAKDRTISRLTEMNSREYLERHSELFEVNELLHGNHIK, translated from the exons ATGAGAACGGCTATTCGTGCTATAAAGCAATTAATATGCACTCTTCCGAGTAAAGGGAATTTTATTTACAATGGATCTAGGATAAGACAAGACCTTTGGTTCAATTTGAAGCACTGTGGTTTATACCGCCCATCCAGTAATGCAGACATTTGCCAATGTAGACATCCATCATACACGATTTCCAGAGCTATGTCAGTACATGCAGCTAAGCTTAGTAATGGAG TGGCAGAGCAAAATAGAGGTGGACCTCTTGTAGAATATGAACGGAGGATTGCTGCTGGGGAACTATTAGATGGAGATACTTGTCAG TTAGGTACATTAGGTGAGCTTCAGCGACTGTATCTTGAGCTAGTTCAAAATGCAGAAGCTTGTCGGTTGGATCGATATGCAACTTCCGAGAAAGTTGGGAG GAGTAGGTGGTTATGGTCCCGTTTCATATCACAAACTTCATATGCTCCCGTGAAAGGACTGTATCTTTATGGAGGCGTGGGCACAGGAAAGACTATGCTGATGGACTTGTTTTTTGATCAGTT GCCTTACAACTGGAGGAAAAGGAGGATCCATTTCCATGACTTTATGTTAAACGTCCACAGCCGGTTGCAA AAGCACAAGGGTGTAGCCGATCCTTTAGAAGTTGTTGCTGGAGAGATATCAGATGAAGCAATATTATTATGTCTCGATGAATTCTTT GTAAATGACGTCGCTGATGCATTAATTCTAAATCGTCTATTCAAGCAATTATTTAGTAATGGAGCT attcttgtTTCTACTTCGAATCGAGCTCCAGATAATCTTTACGAAGGGGGTCTGCAGAGAGATCTTTTTCTTCCATTCATCACTACTCTGAAG GATAGATGTATAGTTCATGAAATCGGTTCATCTGTCGACTACCGAAAAATGACATCG GCACAGCAGGGTTTCTATTTTGTCGGGTTACATTTATCTAGCATTCTTAaacaaaaatttgaacaattgaTTGGGGAACAAGTAGCTGTTCCACAGGAGGTGGAAGTTGTTATGGGGAGAAAATTGCAG GTTCCACTTGGTGCCAACGGATGTGCATATTTCCCTTTTGAGGAACTTTGTGACAGACCTCTTGGGGCTGCAGACTACTTTGGATTATTTA AGAGGTTTCATACTCTGGCTTTGGATGGTGTACCGGTTTTTGGCCTTCACAATAGGACTGCTGCATATCGGTTTGTCACTTTAGTCGAT GTCATGTATGAGAACAAAGTTAGATTACTGTGCACTGCTGAGGCAACTCCAATCGAACTTTTTGAACAGATAGTAACAATAGCGGATGCTCGGCAAATGGCACCCAGAACCTCTTCAAGATCGAGGAAATTTGACGTTTCTGACATTTGTGTGGACAACGAGCTGGGTTTTGCAAAAGATCGCACCATTAGTAG ATTAACTGAGATGAATAGCAGAGAGTACTTGGAGCGACACTCTGAATTGTTTGAAGTAAATGAGTTATTGCACGGAAATCACATAAAGTGA
- the LOC142505498 gene encoding uncharacterized protein LOC142505498 isoform X2, which translates to MRTAIRAIKQLICTLPSKGNFIYNGSRIRQDLWFNLKHCGLYRPSSNADICQCRHPSYTISRAMSVHAAKLSNGEQNRGGPLVEYERRIAAGELLDGDTCQLGTLGELQRLYLELVQNAEACRLDRYATSEKVGRSRWLWSRFISQTSYAPVKGLYLYGGVGTGKTMLMDLFFDQLPYNWRKRRIHFHDFMLNVHSRLQKHKGVADPLEVVAGEISDEAILLCLDEFFVNDVADALILNRLFKQLFSNGAILVSTSNRAPDNLYEGGLQRDLFLPFITTLKDRCIVHEIGSSVDYRKMTSAQQGFYFVGLHLSSILKQKFEQLIGEQVAVPQEVEVVMGRKLQVPLGANGCAYFPFEELCDRPLGAADYFGLFKRFHTLALDGVPVFGLHNRTAAYRFVTLVDVMYENKVRLLCTAEATPIELFEQIVTIADARQMAPRTSSRSRKFDVSDICVDNELGFAKDRTISRLTEMNSREYLERHSELFEVNELLHGNHIK; encoded by the exons ATGAGAACGGCTATTCGTGCTATAAAGCAATTAATATGCACTCTTCCGAGTAAAGGGAATTTTATTTACAATGGATCTAGGATAAGACAAGACCTTTGGTTCAATTTGAAGCACTGTGGTTTATACCGCCCATCCAGTAATGCAGACATTTGCCAATGTAGACATCCATCATACACGATTTCCAGAGCTATGTCAGTACATGCAGCTAAGCTTAGTAATGGAG AGCAAAATAGAGGTGGACCTCTTGTAGAATATGAACGGAGGATTGCTGCTGGGGAACTATTAGATGGAGATACTTGTCAG TTAGGTACATTAGGTGAGCTTCAGCGACTGTATCTTGAGCTAGTTCAAAATGCAGAAGCTTGTCGGTTGGATCGATATGCAACTTCCGAGAAAGTTGGGAG GAGTAGGTGGTTATGGTCCCGTTTCATATCACAAACTTCATATGCTCCCGTGAAAGGACTGTATCTTTATGGAGGCGTGGGCACAGGAAAGACTATGCTGATGGACTTGTTTTTTGATCAGTT GCCTTACAACTGGAGGAAAAGGAGGATCCATTTCCATGACTTTATGTTAAACGTCCACAGCCGGTTGCAA AAGCACAAGGGTGTAGCCGATCCTTTAGAAGTTGTTGCTGGAGAGATATCAGATGAAGCAATATTATTATGTCTCGATGAATTCTTT GTAAATGACGTCGCTGATGCATTAATTCTAAATCGTCTATTCAAGCAATTATTTAGTAATGGAGCT attcttgtTTCTACTTCGAATCGAGCTCCAGATAATCTTTACGAAGGGGGTCTGCAGAGAGATCTTTTTCTTCCATTCATCACTACTCTGAAG GATAGATGTATAGTTCATGAAATCGGTTCATCTGTCGACTACCGAAAAATGACATCG GCACAGCAGGGTTTCTATTTTGTCGGGTTACATTTATCTAGCATTCTTAaacaaaaatttgaacaattgaTTGGGGAACAAGTAGCTGTTCCACAGGAGGTGGAAGTTGTTATGGGGAGAAAATTGCAG GTTCCACTTGGTGCCAACGGATGTGCATATTTCCCTTTTGAGGAACTTTGTGACAGACCTCTTGGGGCTGCAGACTACTTTGGATTATTTA AGAGGTTTCATACTCTGGCTTTGGATGGTGTACCGGTTTTTGGCCTTCACAATAGGACTGCTGCATATCGGTTTGTCACTTTAGTCGAT GTCATGTATGAGAACAAAGTTAGATTACTGTGCACTGCTGAGGCAACTCCAATCGAACTTTTTGAACAGATAGTAACAATAGCGGATGCTCGGCAAATGGCACCCAGAACCTCTTCAAGATCGAGGAAATTTGACGTTTCTGACATTTGTGTGGACAACGAGCTGGGTTTTGCAAAAGATCGCACCATTAGTAG ATTAACTGAGATGAATAGCAGAGAGTACTTGGAGCGACACTCTGAATTGTTTGAAGTAAATGAGTTATTGCACGGAAATCACATAAAGTGA
- the LOC142505498 gene encoding uncharacterized protein LOC142505498 isoform X3, whose product MEILVSCLQLGTLGELQRLYLELVQNAEACRLDRYATSEKVGRSRWLWSRFISQTSYAPVKGLYLYGGVGTGKTMLMDLFFDQLPYNWRKRRIHFHDFMLNVHSRLQKHKGVADPLEVVAGEISDEAILLCLDEFFVNDVADALILNRLFKQLFSNGAILVSTSNRAPDNLYEGGLQRDLFLPFITTLKDRCIVHEIGSSVDYRKMTSAQQGFYFVGLHLSSILKQKFEQLIGEQVAVPQEVEVVMGRKLQVPLGANGCAYFPFEELCDRPLGAADYFGLFKRFHTLALDGVPVFGLHNRTAAYRFVTLVDVMYENKVRLLCTAEATPIELFEQIVTIADARQMAPRTSSRSRKFDVSDICVDNELGFAKDRTISRLTEMNSREYLERHSELFEVNELLHGNHIK is encoded by the exons ATGGAGATACTTGTCAG TTGTTTGCAGTTAGGTACATTAGGTGAGCTTCAGCGACTGTATCTTGAGCTAGTTCAAAATGCAGAAGCTTGTCGGTTGGATCGATATGCAACTTCCGAGAAAGTTGGGAG GAGTAGGTGGTTATGGTCCCGTTTCATATCACAAACTTCATATGCTCCCGTGAAAGGACTGTATCTTTATGGAGGCGTGGGCACAGGAAAGACTATGCTGATGGACTTGTTTTTTGATCAGTT GCCTTACAACTGGAGGAAAAGGAGGATCCATTTCCATGACTTTATGTTAAACGTCCACAGCCGGTTGCAA AAGCACAAGGGTGTAGCCGATCCTTTAGAAGTTGTTGCTGGAGAGATATCAGATGAAGCAATATTATTATGTCTCGATGAATTCTTT GTAAATGACGTCGCTGATGCATTAATTCTAAATCGTCTATTCAAGCAATTATTTAGTAATGGAGCT attcttgtTTCTACTTCGAATCGAGCTCCAGATAATCTTTACGAAGGGGGTCTGCAGAGAGATCTTTTTCTTCCATTCATCACTACTCTGAAG GATAGATGTATAGTTCATGAAATCGGTTCATCTGTCGACTACCGAAAAATGACATCG GCACAGCAGGGTTTCTATTTTGTCGGGTTACATTTATCTAGCATTCTTAaacaaaaatttgaacaattgaTTGGGGAACAAGTAGCTGTTCCACAGGAGGTGGAAGTTGTTATGGGGAGAAAATTGCAG GTTCCACTTGGTGCCAACGGATGTGCATATTTCCCTTTTGAGGAACTTTGTGACAGACCTCTTGGGGCTGCAGACTACTTTGGATTATTTA AGAGGTTTCATACTCTGGCTTTGGATGGTGTACCGGTTTTTGGCCTTCACAATAGGACTGCTGCATATCGGTTTGTCACTTTAGTCGAT GTCATGTATGAGAACAAAGTTAGATTACTGTGCACTGCTGAGGCAACTCCAATCGAACTTTTTGAACAGATAGTAACAATAGCGGATGCTCGGCAAATGGCACCCAGAACCTCTTCAAGATCGAGGAAATTTGACGTTTCTGACATTTGTGTGGACAACGAGCTGGGTTTTGCAAAAGATCGCACCATTAGTAG ATTAACTGAGATGAATAGCAGAGAGTACTTGGAGCGACACTCTGAATTGTTTGAAGTAAATGAGTTATTGCACGGAAATCACATAAAGTGA